A single genomic interval of Candidatus Eisenbacteria bacterium harbors:
- a CDS encoding aspartyl/asparaginyl beta-hydroxylase domain-containing protein has product MTLESRLAILCFLVGSAAYVHFRGRARLPLRRQLTDHSTFAAPYNVLVYLFSAVPRRPRLDVADFPHLAPLREHWREIRDEALRLRDGAHIRAAEKRNDIAFNAFFQRGWKRFYVKWYDDVLPSARALCPRTVELVESIPEVNAALFAFLPAGGKLAPHRDPFAGSLRYHLGLVTPNSDACRIWIDGEPYSWRDGEDVVFDETFVHRALNATDQDRIILFCDVERPLRTPVARAANRFVARKILKVTAAQNVPTEKVGLVNRVSALIYWYRGFLRRAKKVNRTAYYAVEYAVLGALLYLIFFAVRAGR; this is encoded by the coding sequence ATGACGCTGGAATCGAGACTGGCGATCCTCTGCTTCCTCGTCGGCTCCGCGGCCTACGTGCACTTCCGCGGCCGCGCGCGGCTCCCGCTGCGGCGCCAGCTCACGGACCACTCGACGTTCGCGGCGCCGTACAACGTACTCGTCTATCTGTTCTCGGCGGTTCCGCGCCGCCCGCGGCTCGACGTCGCCGACTTTCCGCACCTGGCCCCGCTGCGCGAGCACTGGCGGGAGATCCGCGACGAAGCACTCCGGCTCCGCGACGGCGCGCACATCCGCGCGGCCGAGAAGCGTAACGACATCGCCTTCAACGCCTTCTTCCAGCGCGGATGGAAGCGCTTCTACGTCAAGTGGTACGACGACGTGCTGCCGTCGGCACGGGCGCTCTGCCCGCGGACGGTCGAGCTGGTCGAGTCCATCCCGGAGGTCAATGCAGCGCTCTTCGCGTTCCTGCCGGCCGGCGGCAAGCTCGCTCCACACCGCGATCCGTTCGCAGGCTCGCTGCGCTACCACCTGGGCCTCGTGACGCCCAACTCCGACGCCTGCCGCATCTGGATCGACGGAGAGCCGTATTCGTGGCGCGACGGCGAGGACGTGGTGTTCGACGAGACGTTCGTCCATCGCGCCCTCAACGCGACCGACCAGGACCGGATCATCCTCTTCTGCGACGTCGAGCGCCCGCTGCGCACGCCCGTCGCGCGGGCGGCGAACCGGTTCGTCGCGCGGAAGATCCTGAAGGTGACGGCGGCGCAGAACGTGCCGACCGAGAAGGTCGGGCTCGTGAACCGCGTCTCGGCGCTCATCTACTGGTATCGCGGCTTCCTGCGACGGGCGAAGAAGGTGAACCGCACGGCGTACTACGCGGTCGAGTACGCGGTGCTGGGGGCGCTGCTCTACCTGATCTTCTTCGCCGTCCGCGCCGGGCGCTGA
- the nhaA gene encoding Na+/H+ antiporter NhaA, which produces MAERTTGAARFPREPIDSLIEPIERFMHVEAAGGIVLLACTVIALAIANSPFGEAYHHFWETEVGITVGGLRLSHSLEHWINDGLMALFFFVVGLEVKRELVLGELRDPRRAVLPLAAAVGGMAVPAAVFLALQSGGPAQRGWGIPMATDIAFVVGCMAVLGTRVSHGLRVMILTLAIADDIGAILVIAFGYSTGIHVVPLVLGAAGAAAIVALARLGVRSFGVYTLVGALVWLAFLQSGIHATLAGVVIGLLTPARAYLNESAFAHFLQRTAEIVRGGPPDVASVRDLERATRETVSPLAYLETRLHPWVGFVVMPIFALANAGVPIGPGLMSDPVALAVAAGLVIGKPLGIVATSWVAVRLGIARLPDGVSWTAIAAGGCLAGIGFTMALFVAGLALEGSSLETAKVGILAGSFVAAVLGLGLFVASAPARAES; this is translated from the coding sequence ATGGCCGAGCGCACGACCGGGGCGGCCCGCTTCCCGCGGGAGCCGATCGACAGCCTGATCGAGCCGATCGAGCGCTTCATGCACGTCGAGGCGGCGGGCGGCATCGTGCTCCTCGCCTGCACCGTCATCGCGCTCGCGATCGCGAACTCGCCGTTCGGCGAGGCGTACCACCACTTCTGGGAGACGGAGGTCGGGATCACGGTGGGCGGGCTGCGGCTCAGCCACTCGCTCGAGCACTGGATCAACGACGGTCTCATGGCTCTCTTCTTCTTCGTCGTCGGGCTCGAGGTGAAGCGGGAGCTCGTGCTGGGCGAGCTGCGCGATCCACGGCGCGCCGTGCTGCCGCTCGCCGCCGCCGTCGGCGGCATGGCCGTCCCCGCCGCCGTCTTCCTGGCGCTCCAGTCCGGAGGTCCGGCGCAACGCGGGTGGGGCATCCCCATGGCGACCGACATCGCATTCGTCGTCGGCTGCATGGCCGTTCTCGGGACGCGCGTCTCGCACGGTCTGCGCGTCATGATCCTCACGCTCGCGATCGCCGACGACATCGGCGCCATCCTGGTGATTGCGTTCGGCTACAGCACGGGGATCCACGTGGTTCCGCTCGTACTGGGGGCCGCCGGCGCCGCGGCAATCGTCGCGCTGGCGCGCCTCGGTGTCCGCTCGTTCGGCGTGTACACGCTGGTCGGTGCGCTCGTCTGGCTCGCGTTCCTGCAGTCGGGGATCCACGCCACGCTGGCGGGGGTGGTGATCGGGCTTCTCACCCCGGCGCGTGCGTACTTGAACGAGAGCGCGTTCGCGCATTTTCTCCAGCGCACGGCGGAGATCGTTCGCGGTGGTCCTCCCGACGTCGCGAGCGTGCGCGACCTCGAGCGCGCCACGCGCGAAACCGTCTCGCCGCTCGCGTACCTGGAGACGCGACTCCATCCGTGGGTGGGATTCGTCGTCATGCCGATCTTCGCGCTCGCCAACGCCGGCGTCCCGATCGGCCCGGGCTTGATGTCCGATCCCGTCGCGCTCGCCGTCGCGGCTGGGCTCGTGATCGGGAAGCCCCTCGGCATCGTCGCGACGAGCTGGGTCGCGGTCCGGCTCGGGATCGCACGGCTTCCCGACGGCGTGTCGTGGACTGCGATCGCCGCCGGCGGCTGCCTCGCCGGGATCGGATTCACGATGGCGCTCTTCGTCGCCGGGCTCGCCCTCGAGGGGAGTTCCCTCGAAACGGCCAAGGTCGGGATCCTCGCTGGATCGTTCGTCGCGGCGGTGCTGGGGCTCGGGCTCTTCGTCGCGAGCGCGCCGGCGCGCGCCGAGAGCTGA
- a CDS encoding DUF1134 domain-containing protein, translated as MRRMTKLMTIVALGLAVGLAHAKSKAPDATLRLSEGSVAAGIGFSWGSGTLTYKGKHYPISVSGLSVGDVGVTKIEATGKVYNLKKLSDFDGNYTAVAAGAAIGGGGSVAAMRNQNGVEVDLVSTTQGVKVTLGGAGVDLKIKK; from the coding sequence ATGCGACGGATGACGAAGCTGATGACGATCGTGGCCCTGGGATTGGCGGTCGGTCTGGCCCACGCGAAGAGCAAGGCGCCGGATGCGACCCTCCGGCTGAGCGAAGGTTCGGTTGCCGCGGGCATCGGATTCAGCTGGGGCAGCGGTACCCTCACCTACAAAGGAAAACACTACCCGATCTCGGTCTCCGGTCTCTCGGTCGGGGACGTCGGGGTCACCAAGATCGAGGCGACCGGCAAGGTGTACAACCTGAAGAAGCTGTCCGACTTCGACGGCAACTACACCGCGGTGGCCGCCGGCGCGGCCATCGGCGGCGGCGGCAGCGTGGCCGCCATGCGAAACCAGAACGGGGTCGAGGTGGATCTGGTGTCCACGACCCAGGGCGTGAAGGTGACGCTCGGCGGTGCCGGCGTCGACCTGAAGATCAAGAAGTAG
- the ligD gene encoding DNA ligase D, with the protein MPLDQYRRKRDFRRTPEPQGGHARGPGLAYVIQKHAARRLHYDFRLELDGTLKSWAVPKGPSLDPSEKRLAVHVEDHPLDYGSFEGVIPPGQYGAGSVVLWDRGRWVPREDPHEGYAKGKLKFELIGEKLRGGWTLARMGGRAGEGGKNWLLLKERDGAARPLSEGDVLEERPESVAGDPPAADAPHAKLPAKLSPQLATLASEPPAGDEWIHELKYDGYRALCRIEHGRARLFSRSGKEWTKEMAPIAAAAATLPAESAWLDGEVVVLQPDGRTSFQALQNALSTGRADALAYYVFDLPYADGRDLRKVPLHARKQELAALLAQAGAARSLLRYSDHVDGNGAAFLRHATKLGVEGIVSKRRDAAYESRRTTTWLKVRLLKRQEFVIGGFTDPAGSRTGLGALLLGVYDGRKLVYVGRVGTGFDDRTLRALRARLEKLEIAESPFESSEVAPPKGSHFTRPELVGEVAFTEWTGDGQLRHPTFQGLREDKRAHDVVRERAAVLPPRNQATQVAGVRLTHPERVLYPEVGVTKLELAQFYESIARWILPHLAGRPLSLLRAPDGLAGEQFFHKHIGKGWPDALRRVKVREGGREVTYAAVDDAAGLVALAQMDVLEIHPWGSRHDQIEHPDRMILDLDPDPDLPWRRIVEAAAHVRVFLHDMGLTSFVKTTGGKGLHVVVPIARRLEWDEVKDFAGGVARVLARRDRDLFTASMSKSARTGKVFVDYVRNARGQTAVAAYSTRARPTAPVSTPLRWDELLAETSADRWTVRNLGRRLAAAKRDPWAGFATLRQGITAEMRSELGGSE; encoded by the coding sequence GTGCCGCTCGACCAGTACCGTCGCAAGCGGGACTTCCGTCGTACGCCCGAGCCGCAGGGCGGTCACGCGCGCGGCCCGGGGCTGGCATACGTGATCCAGAAGCACGCCGCCCGCCGGCTCCACTACGACTTCCGCCTCGAGCTGGACGGAACGCTGAAGAGCTGGGCCGTCCCGAAGGGCCCGAGCCTCGATCCATCGGAGAAGCGTCTCGCCGTGCACGTGGAGGATCACCCGCTCGACTACGGCAGCTTCGAGGGGGTGATCCCGCCGGGACAGTACGGGGCGGGCAGCGTCGTGCTGTGGGATCGCGGGCGCTGGGTGCCGCGCGAAGACCCTCACGAGGGCTACGCCAAGGGGAAGCTCAAGTTCGAGCTGATCGGTGAGAAGCTTCGCGGCGGGTGGACGCTCGCGCGCATGGGCGGTCGCGCGGGCGAAGGCGGCAAGAACTGGCTCCTTCTGAAGGAGCGCGACGGCGCCGCGCGGCCGCTTTCCGAGGGCGACGTCCTGGAGGAGCGGCCGGAGAGCGTCGCCGGCGATCCGCCGGCCGCCGACGCGCCCCACGCGAAGCTGCCCGCCAAGCTCTCGCCCCAGCTCGCGACCCTCGCCTCGGAGCCACCCGCGGGCGACGAGTGGATCCACGAGCTCAAGTACGACGGCTATCGCGCCCTCTGCCGGATAGAGCACGGCCGCGCGCGCCTCTTCTCGCGCAGCGGCAAGGAGTGGACGAAGGAGATGGCGCCGATCGCCGCCGCCGCGGCGACGTTGCCGGCGGAGAGCGCCTGGCTCGACGGCGAGGTCGTGGTGCTGCAGCCCGACGGTCGCACGAGCTTCCAGGCGCTGCAGAACGCGCTCTCGACCGGTCGCGCCGACGCGCTCGCCTACTACGTCTTCGACCTGCCGTACGCCGACGGCCGCGATCTCCGCAAGGTGCCGCTCCACGCGCGCAAGCAGGAGCTGGCGGCGCTCCTCGCACAGGCGGGCGCGGCTCGCAGCCTCCTGCGCTACTCCGATCACGTCGACGGCAACGGCGCCGCGTTCCTGCGCCACGCGACGAAGCTCGGCGTCGAGGGCATCGTGTCGAAGCGGCGCGACGCCGCGTACGAGAGCCGCCGCACGACGACGTGGCTGAAGGTGCGGCTCTTGAAGCGCCAGGAGTTCGTGATCGGCGGCTTCACCGATCCCGCCGGCAGCCGGACGGGGCTCGGGGCGCTGCTCCTCGGCGTGTACGACGGCAGGAAGCTCGTCTACGTCGGGCGCGTCGGCACGGGCTTCGACGACCGCACGCTGCGCGCCCTGCGCGCGCGCCTGGAGAAGCTGGAGATCGCGGAGTCGCCGTTCGAGTCGAGCGAGGTGGCGCCGCCCAAGGGCAGCCACTTCACGCGTCCCGAGCTGGTCGGCGAGGTCGCGTTCACCGAGTGGACGGGCGACGGCCAGCTCCGCCATCCGACCTTCCAGGGGCTGCGCGAGGACAAGCGAGCCCACGACGTGGTACGCGAGCGAGCAGCCGTGCTACCGCCTCGCAACCAGGCGACGCAGGTCGCGGGCGTGCGCCTCACACACCCCGAGCGGGTCCTCTACCCCGAGGTCGGGGTGACGAAGCTCGAGCTGGCGCAGTTCTACGAGTCGATCGCGCGCTGGATCCTGCCGCACCTGGCCGGCCGTCCGCTCTCGCTCCTGCGCGCGCCGGACGGTCTTGCCGGCGAGCAGTTCTTTCACAAGCACATCGGCAAGGGCTGGCCCGACGCGCTCCGGCGCGTGAAGGTGCGCGAGGGCGGTCGCGAGGTGACGTACGCGGCCGTCGACGACGCGGCGGGCCTGGTCGCGCTCGCGCAGATGGACGTGCTCGAGATCCATCCGTGGGGATCGCGGCACGACCAGATCGAGCATCCCGACCGCATGATCCTGGACCTCGACCCCGATCCCGATCTGCCGTGGCGTCGCATCGTCGAGGCCGCGGCCCACGTGCGCGTCTTCCTGCACGACATGGGACTCACGAGCTTCGTCAAGACGACGGGCGGGAAGGGGCTGCACGTGGTGGTGCCGATCGCGCGGCGGCTCGAGTGGGACGAGGTGAAGGACTTCGCCGGCGGCGTGGCGCGCGTCCTCGCGCGGCGCGACCGGGATCTCTTCACGGCGTCCATGTCGAAGTCGGCGCGGACGGGCAAGGTGTTCGTCGACTACGTGCGCAACGCGCGCGGCCAGACCGCCGTGGCGGCGTACTCGACGCGCGCACGGCCGACCGCGCCGGTGTCGACGCCGCTGCGCTGGGACGAGCTGCTCGCCGAGACGTCGGCCGACCGGTGGACGGTGCGGAACCTCGGGCGCCGGCTCGCGGCGGCCAAGCGCGACCCGTGGGCGGGCTTTGCGACGCTGCGGCAGGGGATCACGGCGGAGATGCGGAGCGAGCTCGGCGGCTCCGAGTGA
- a CDS encoding type II toxin-antitoxin system RelE/ParE family toxin, whose product MKVRVRTTRQADEQALRVADWWREHRTAAPTVFVDELVGAIALLEDAPDIGRRYRRAKVPGLRRLLLPRSAHHVYYVHDATAGEVVLLAMWAAVRRAGVPLH is encoded by the coding sequence GTGAAAGTCAGGGTCCGAACGACCCGCCAGGCGGACGAGCAGGCCCTCCGCGTCGCCGATTGGTGGCGCGAGCATCGTACCGCCGCCCCCACCGTGTTCGTCGACGAGCTGGTCGGGGCGATCGCCCTCCTGGAGGACGCGCCCGACATCGGCCGCCGCTATCGCCGCGCCAAGGTGCCCGGCCTGCGCCGCCTCTTGCTCCCGCGCTCGGCCCACCACGTCTACTACGTGCACGACGCGACCGCGGGCGAGGTGGTCCTCCTCGCCATGTGGGCGGCGGTCCGACGAGCCGGCGTACCCCTGCACTGA
- a CDS encoding sigma-54 dependent transcriptional regulator, with protein sequence MSTRVLVVDDEPRMAEVMAAALARAGHECTVCTSGAQALGTLEERGADVVVTDWKMPDMDGLALLRAVHAKRPGLPVILVTAHGTVPAAVAAMREGAFDYVTKPFDNDELRALVARALDLVRLERENQYLRQEVGSRYGPDAIVAESPQGRAMLELVKRVAPSRAAVLIQGESGTGKELVARLLHFWSDRVGRPFVAVNMKAFAESVIESELFGHERGAFTGAVAARAGCFERAHGGTLFLDEIGEIGADVQAKLLRVVQDGEVLPVGGTRSRRADVRLVTATNRVLRDEVTAGRFREDLYFRLNVIPIQLVPLRERPGDVLPLARHFLARHASEAGRRLEFSAEAEDVLRAHPWPGNVRELENAIERAVVLARDAMVTPEDLLLEQGTRGAGAVPAEGTLQECLDGASAARIRAALSAAGGERTAAAKALGVDRTTLYRLMRRLGL encoded by the coding sequence ATGAGCACCCGCGTCCTCGTCGTCGACGACGAGCCTCGCATGGCCGAGGTGATGGCGGCGGCGCTCGCGCGCGCGGGACACGAGTGCACGGTCTGCACCTCCGGCGCGCAGGCGCTCGGGACGCTCGAGGAGCGCGGTGCCGACGTGGTCGTGACCGACTGGAAGATGCCCGACATGGACGGCCTCGCGCTGCTGCGCGCCGTGCACGCGAAGCGGCCCGGGTTGCCCGTGATCCTCGTCACGGCGCACGGCACGGTGCCCGCGGCGGTGGCGGCGATGCGCGAGGGCGCCTTCGACTACGTGACCAAGCCCTTCGACAACGACGAGCTGCGCGCGCTGGTCGCGCGTGCGCTCGATCTCGTGCGCCTCGAGCGCGAGAACCAGTACCTGCGCCAGGAGGTGGGCTCACGCTACGGGCCCGACGCCATCGTGGCCGAGAGCCCGCAGGGCCGCGCCATGCTCGAGCTCGTGAAGCGCGTCGCGCCGAGCCGCGCGGCCGTGCTCATCCAGGGCGAGAGCGGAACGGGGAAGGAGCTGGTGGCGCGCCTGCTGCACTTCTGGAGCGATCGCGTCGGACGGCCGTTCGTCGCGGTCAACATGAAGGCGTTCGCCGAGAGCGTCATCGAGAGCGAGCTCTTCGGACACGAGCGCGGCGCGTTCACCGGCGCCGTCGCCGCGCGCGCGGGCTGCTTCGAGCGCGCGCACGGCGGCACGCTCTTCCTGGACGAGATCGGCGAGATCGGCGCCGACGTGCAGGCGAAGCTCCTGCGCGTCGTGCAGGACGGCGAGGTGCTGCCGGTCGGCGGCACCAGATCGCGCCGGGCGGACGTGCGGCTCGTGACCGCCACCAATCGCGTCCTGCGCGACGAGGTGACGGCCGGCCGGTTCCGCGAGGATCTGTACTTCCGCCTGAACGTGATCCCGATCCAGCTCGTCCCGCTCCGCGAGCGGCCGGGCGACGTCCTCCCGCTCGCGCGCCACTTCCTCGCCCGCCACGCCAGCGAGGCCGGGCGGCGTCTCGAGTTCTCGGCCGAGGCGGAGGACGTCCTGCGGGCACACCCCTGGCCCGGCAACGTCCGGGAGCTCGAGAACGCCATCGAGCGCGCGGTCGTGCTGGCCCGAGACGCCATGGTCACGCCCGAGGACCTCCTACTGGAGCAGGGGACGCGGGGGGCGGGGGCCGTCCCCGCCGAAGGCACCCTCCAGGAATGCCTCGACGGCGCCTCGGCGGCCCGCATCCGGGCGGCCCTGTCGGCGGCCGGGGGCGAGCGCACGGCCGCGGCAAAGGCGCTGGGGGTCGATCGGACCACGCTATATCGCCTGATGCGGCGTCTGGGGCTCTGA
- a CDS encoding ATP-binding protein, with protein MLARLLVPGSLRWWGTALGVVISVGDAAMLSFFGTSFTLGGRDVFWLVSAWFGGTGGLLGFLLGDAIELRRRERAAAEALAGARTRLAQSEKLAALGQLAAAIAHEVRNPLAVVRSAAQGITETLPADDVNGRRSASFIIAEVDRLASVVSSLLAFARPLQIQLRPVPLDDVVARAADLAQGELAAKGVGLQRDEPSVLPVITADGDLVCQVLLGLLSNAAEAAPAGGEVTLSARAENGAVRIAVADNGPGVKEEIRGRIFEPFFTTRSRGTGLGLAVARHIVEAHGGRIEVGDRPGGGACFTVLLPLEAA; from the coding sequence ATGCTCGCACGACTCCTCGTCCCCGGTAGCCTTCGCTGGTGGGGAACGGCCCTCGGCGTCGTCATCAGCGTCGGCGATGCGGCGATGCTCTCGTTCTTCGGGACGAGCTTCACCCTGGGCGGCCGCGACGTCTTCTGGCTCGTCTCGGCCTGGTTCGGGGGCACGGGCGGGCTCCTCGGCTTCCTGCTCGGCGACGCGATCGAGCTGCGACGTCGCGAGCGCGCGGCCGCCGAGGCGCTCGCCGGCGCACGCACCCGGCTCGCGCAGAGCGAGAAACTGGCGGCGCTGGGCCAGCTCGCCGCCGCGATCGCACACGAGGTGCGGAACCCCCTCGCCGTCGTGCGCTCGGCCGCGCAAGGGATCACCGAGACGCTGCCCGCCGACGACGTGAACGGGCGGCGATCGGCGTCGTTCATCATCGCGGAGGTCGACCGCCTGGCGAGCGTCGTGAGCTCGCTGCTCGCGTTCGCGCGTCCGCTCCAGATCCAGCTCCGTCCCGTGCCGCTCGACGACGTGGTCGCGCGTGCGGCGGATCTCGCCCAGGGCGAGCTGGCGGCGAAGGGGGTCGGCCTCCAGCGCGACGAGCCGTCGGTGCTTCCCGTCATCACGGCCGACGGCGATCTCGTCTGCCAGGTGCTGCTGGGTCTCCTTTCGAACGCCGCCGAGGCCGCCCCCGCCGGTGGCGAGGTCACGCTGAGCGCGCGTGCCGAGAACGGCGCCGTCCGCATCGCCGTTGCCGACAACGGCCCCGGCGTGAAGGAGGAGATCCGCGGGCGCATCTTCGAGCCCTTCTTCACGACCCGCTCGCGCGGCACCGGCCTCGGCCTCGCCGTCGCGCGCCACATCGTCGAAGCCCACGGCGGCCGCATCGAAGTGGGCGACCGCCCCGGCGGCGGCGCCTGCTTCACGGTGCTGCTGCCCCTGGAGGCCGCGTGA
- a CDS encoding DUF2834 domain-containing protein: MTNGRRIALGIVLADFAALTAYTIYTHGFEGSLALCFANLATTTLFADACIALGLVAAWMWEDARAHGRAWLPYALLTLAFGSVGPLSYLVLGPRRVEADARMTARTVAA, from the coding sequence ATGACCAACGGACGACGGATCGCTCTCGGGATCGTGCTCGCCGACTTCGCGGCGCTCACGGCCTACACGATCTACACCCACGGGTTCGAGGGGAGCCTGGCGCTCTGCTTCGCGAACCTGGCGACGACGACCCTGTTCGCCGATGCGTGCATCGCGCTCGGCCTCGTCGCCGCCTGGATGTGGGAGGACGCGCGCGCCCACGGGCGCGCGTGGCTTCCCTACGCGCTCCTGACGCTCGCCTTCGGGAGCGTCGGTCCCCTCTCCTACCTCGTCCTGGGCCCGCGTCGTGTCGAAGCGGACGCGCGCATGACGGCCCGCACCGTCGCCGCGTAG
- a CDS encoding HAMP domain-containing sensor histidine kinase, protein MSPRLRTALRAIVIAAGAAVTLLAASEVRAADWPIYATYVAVATVLYLFYVEVLPNMPLPIPGLAATIGFLYVGGLPIVLFQIVASVLSYFLYQALPERWQRWAHPGVTTAQPVARRGTGEFVFGPDWGAFLIGLAARAWIAGAIAPGERPTAHPGVMAIAELGSYVVWASVSALPIYAFRSPIWAMAERGFQPLLQDMFVIFVLGLTPFVFMIAYGYQAHGLPGAALWALSTIGLHALLKSLHERRVGMEALNRELEHRERLSAIGRMSSVVSHQILQQLGIIRLYTDLIRNGDATGDPAAAVGRAKANAGRVEDALDGVNRVMTDLLVFSRDLRLNLYEHALGDLLAECVAECEPQATERGVALRLECEPDLRVTIDKLKVKQAVANVIRNAVEVSPAGTAVLVQGARRDEAIEVTVIDRGPGIPEPERAAIFMPFFTTKETGTGLGLAIAREFVVAHGGEIRVDGRAGDGACFVVRLPLRPGA, encoded by the coding sequence GTGAGCCCGCGGCTGCGAACGGCGCTCCGCGCGATCGTGATCGCCGCCGGCGCGGCGGTGACGCTCCTCGCCGCGAGCGAGGTGCGCGCCGCCGACTGGCCCATCTATGCGACGTACGTCGCGGTCGCGACCGTGCTGTACCTCTTCTACGTCGAGGTGCTGCCGAACATGCCGCTGCCGATCCCGGGCCTCGCGGCGACCATCGGCTTTCTCTACGTCGGCGGGCTTCCGATCGTGCTGTTCCAGATCGTGGCGTCGGTGCTCTCGTACTTCCTCTATCAGGCGCTTCCGGAGCGCTGGCAGCGATGGGCCCACCCGGGCGTCACGACGGCGCAGCCCGTGGCGCGGCGCGGGACGGGCGAGTTCGTGTTCGGACCCGACTGGGGCGCGTTCCTGATCGGGCTCGCCGCGCGCGCGTGGATCGCGGGCGCGATCGCGCCCGGCGAGCGCCCGACGGCGCACCCCGGCGTGATGGCGATCGCGGAGCTCGGCAGCTACGTCGTCTGGGCGTCGGTATCCGCGCTACCGATCTACGCCTTCCGCTCGCCCATCTGGGCGATGGCGGAGCGCGGCTTCCAGCCGCTCCTGCAGGACATGTTCGTGATCTTCGTGCTGGGGCTCACGCCCTTCGTGTTCATGATCGCGTACGGCTACCAGGCGCACGGCCTGCCGGGCGCGGCCCTGTGGGCGCTCTCGACGATCGGGCTCCACGCGCTGCTGAAGAGCCTCCACGAGCGTCGCGTCGGGATGGAGGCGCTCAACCGCGAGCTCGAGCACCGCGAGCGCCTCTCGGCCATCGGCAGGATGTCGTCGGTCGTCTCGCACCAGATCCTGCAGCAGCTGGGGATCATCCGTCTCTACACCGACCTCATCCGCAATGGCGACGCGACGGGCGATCCCGCGGCGGCCGTCGGTCGGGCGAAGGCGAACGCCGGCCGCGTCGAGGACGCGCTCGACGGCGTCAACCGCGTGATGACGGACCTGCTCGTCTTCAGCCGCGACCTGCGGCTCAACCTCTACGAGCACGCGCTGGGCGACCTGCTCGCCGAGTGCGTGGCCGAGTGCGAGCCGCAGGCGACGGAGCGCGGTGTCGCGCTGCGGCTCGAGTGCGAGCCGGACCTGCGCGTCACGATCGACAAGCTGAAGGTGAAGCAGGCGGTCGCGAACGTGATCCGCAACGCGGTCGAGGTCTCGCCGGCGGGCACGGCGGTGCTCGTCCAGGGCGCTCGGCGGGACGAGGCGATCGAGGTGACCGTCATCGATCGCGGCCCCGGCATCCCCGAGCCAGAGCGCGCCGCCATCTTCATGCCGTTCTTCACCACCAAGGAGACCGGGACCGGGCTCGGGCTCGCCATCGCGCGCGAGTTCGTGGTCGCGCACGGTGGCGAGATCCGAGTCGACGGTCGGGCGGGGGACGGGGCGTGCTTTGTCGTGCGACTGCCGCTACGTCCGGGGGCCTGA
- a CDS encoding response regulator transcription factor — protein MPQEPVKLILVDDHPVFRDGLRQCLEARKTVRVTAAVGSGEELWKAIRTHGRPHAILMDVEMPGEGGIELTKALHEKHPEVRVVMLTAFSDSERVFAALKAGAVGYLLKNASPDEIRDAALRAAAGEPMLSGEIAGRVLREFERERKEEHLREQLAALTTREEEILKLLATGESNREIGRRLFISEQTVKNHVASIFRKLQVNDRTKAALLAVKLGLGAPRPV, from the coding sequence GTGCCGCAGGAGCCCGTAAAGCTGATCCTGGTCGACGATCACCCCGTGTTTCGGGACGGGCTCCGGCAGTGCCTCGAAGCGCGCAAGACGGTGCGCGTGACGGCGGCGGTCGGCAGCGGCGAGGAGCTCTGGAAGGCGATCCGCACCCACGGTCGCCCGCACGCGATCCTGATGGACGTCGAGATGCCGGGCGAGGGCGGCATCGAGCTCACGAAGGCGCTGCACGAGAAGCACCCCGAGGTGCGCGTCGTCATGCTGACGGCGTTCTCGGATTCCGAGCGCGTGTTTGCGGCGCTCAAGGCCGGCGCCGTGGGCTACCTCTTGAAGAACGCGTCGCCCGACGAGATCCGCGACGCGGCGCTGCGCGCCGCGGCCGGCGAGCCGATGCTGTCGGGCGAGATCGCCGGGCGCGTGCTGCGCGAGTTCGAGCGCGAGCGCAAGGAGGAGCACCTGCGCGAGCAGCTCGCAGCGCTCACGACACGCGAGGAGGAGATCCTGAAGCTCCTCGCCACGGGCGAGTCGAACCGCGAGATCGGCCGGCGTCTGTTCATCAGCGAGCAGACGGTGAAGAACCACGTGGCGAGCATCTTCCGGAAGCTGCAGGTGAACGATCGCACGAAGGCCGCGCTCCTCGCCGTGAAGCTCGGGCTCGGCGCCCCGCGACCGGTGTGA